In Desulfovibrio aminophilus DSM 12254, one DNA window encodes the following:
- a CDS encoding sugar transferase, with product MKRLLDVILSALLLAILSPFLAATALAVRLNLGPGVLFRQKRPGLGGRPFTLLKFRTMRPGHGPDAERLTRLGRFLRRASLDELPELWNVLRGDMSMVGPRPLLMRYLPLYTPRQARRMEVPPGITGWAQINGRNAQTWEERFELDLWYVEHRSTALDLRILARTVWTVLSGRGVSAPGEATMPEFRGSARHDENS from the coding sequence GTGAAGCGTCTTCTGGACGTGATCCTCTCGGCCCTGCTCCTGGCGATACTCTCGCCGTTCCTGGCCGCCACGGCCCTGGCCGTGCGTCTGAATCTCGGGCCGGGCGTGCTCTTCCGCCAGAAGCGGCCGGGGCTCGGCGGCAGGCCCTTCACCCTGCTCAAGTTCCGCACCATGCGCCCCGGCCACGGCCCGGACGCCGAACGTCTGACCCGCCTGGGCCGTTTTCTGCGGCGCGCCTCCCTGGACGAGCTGCCCGAACTCTGGAACGTGCTGCGCGGGGACATGAGCATGGTGGGCCCCCGCCCTCTGCTCATGCGCTACCTGCCGCTCTACACCCCGCGTCAGGCCCGGCGCATGGAGGTTCCGCCCGGGATCACGGGCTGGGCCCAAATCAACGGCCGCAACGCCCAGACCTGGGAGGAACGCTTCGAACTGGACCTCTGGTACGTGGAACACCGCTCCACGGCGCTGGACCTGCGCATCCTGGCCCGCACGGTCTGGACCGTGCTCTCGGGCCGGGGCGTGAGCGCGCCGGGAGAGGCCACCATGCCGGAGTTCAGGGGCTCGGCCCGGCACGATGAAAACAGCTAG
- a CDS encoding potassium channel family protein has protein sequence MKLPAWLSSTTSKLVLLIALVLLAGSLGFTYFEREGRGEDVFTALWWTVVTLTTVGYGDVVPLTTGGRVTGFLVMVCGIGLVSTLTGNLASLLVDRKVRKRKGLLAVKKVGHIVVMGWNGFALNLVKNLGEAGLLKERGLVLVNALPQDARDQIAYQLDLGDNLEFVFGNIIQESVVHRARPEAAKVIYLLSQENMEAKDADQQTLYAALAVREQTKDVPLYCEVVLPENRKHLLRAGATETLIRGEIASRVLGLMGSNQSVWAFLQTLLGMRGDNVLDFRPLNAEEKAGSWRGLADSMRRADGCLPLALCQFSRALSLGDILDEGQALDKFILELFQNSGRDTRLGSQGPGVRVNPPDDEPLAAYDAVLFLKPGAAQ, from the coding sequence ATGAAACTTCCAGCCTGGCTCTCCTCCACCACGTCCAAGCTCGTCCTGCTCATCGCCCTGGTCCTGCTGGCGGGCTCTCTGGGCTTCACCTATTTCGAGCGCGAGGGCCGGGGCGAGGACGTCTTCACCGCCCTCTGGTGGACGGTGGTGACCCTGACCACTGTGGGCTACGGCGACGTGGTCCCGCTGACCACCGGCGGACGCGTCACCGGTTTCCTGGTCATGGTCTGCGGCATCGGACTGGTCTCCACCCTGACCGGCAATCTCGCCTCCCTCCTGGTGGACCGCAAGGTCCGCAAACGCAAAGGACTGCTCGCGGTGAAAAAGGTCGGCCACATCGTCGTCATGGGCTGGAACGGCTTCGCCCTGAACCTGGTCAAGAACCTCGGCGAGGCCGGGCTGCTCAAGGAGCGCGGCCTGGTGCTGGTCAACGCCCTGCCCCAGGACGCCCGCGACCAGATCGCCTACCAGCTCGACCTGGGCGACAACCTCGAATTCGTCTTCGGCAACATCATCCAGGAGAGCGTGGTCCATCGGGCCCGTCCCGAAGCCGCCAAGGTCATCTATCTCCTCTCCCAGGAGAACATGGAGGCCAAGGACGCCGATCAGCAGACCCTCTACGCCGCCCTGGCCGTGCGGGAACAGACCAAGGACGTGCCGCTCTACTGCGAGGTGGTCCTGCCCGAAAACCGCAAGCATCTCCTGCGCGCCGGGGCCACCGAGACGCTCATCCGGGGCGAAATCGCCAGTCGCGTCCTGGGCCTCATGGGCAGCAACCAGTCGGTCTGGGCCTTTCTCCAGACCCTGCTGGGGATGCGCGGGGACAACGTTCTGGACTTCCGCCCCCTCAACGCCGAGGAGAAGGCCGGTTCCTGGCGCGGGCTTGCCGACTCCATGCGCCGCGCCGACGGCTGCCTGCCCCTGGCACTGTGCCAGTTCTCACGCGCCCTGTCCTTGGGCGACATCCTGGACGAGGGACAGGCCCTGGACAAGTTCATCCTGGAGCTGTTCCAGAACTCCGGCCGCGACACCCGCCTGGGCAGCCAAGGTCCGGGCGTGCGCGTGAACCCGCCGGACGACGAACCCCTGGCCGCCTATGACGCGGTCCTCTTCCTCAAGCCCGGAGCCGCGCAATGA
- a CDS encoding LysM peptidoglycan-binding domain-containing protein, translating to MKKLVLLAVIVSLTFAWGCAKKVKSQPEPAPVKQEKVLSPMELYEQEYRKLPTSHTVVKGECLWWISEYKQIYNDPFMWPLIYKANRAQIKKSPNLIYPGQNFAIPRDFSLDDAKAARHMAGKSKKRSDPAATAVLPPALRSQLGYGF from the coding sequence ATGAAAAAGCTCGTTTTGCTGGCCGTTATCGTCAGCCTGACCTTCGCTTGGGGCTGCGCCAAAAAGGTGAAGTCCCAGCCGGAGCCGGCTCCCGTCAAGCAGGAAAAGGTTCTCTCGCCCATGGAACTCTATGAGCAGGAGTACCGGAAACTGCCCACTTCCCACACCGTCGTGAAGGGCGAGTGCCTGTGGTGGATCTCCGAGTACAAGCAGATCTACAACGACCCCTTCATGTGGCCCCTGATCTACAAGGCCAACCGCGCCCAGATCAAGAAGAGCCCGAACCTCATCTACCCCGGCCAGAATTTCGCCATTCCGCGCGACTTCTCGCTGGACGATGCGAAGGCTGCCCGCCACATGGCCGGCAAGTCCAAGAAGCGCTCTGATCCCGCCGCCACCGCCGTGCTGCCCCCGGCTCTCCGCAGCCAGCTCGGTTACGGCTTCTAA
- a CDS encoding cyclic nucleotide-binding domain-containing protein, translated as MTDSLDWSKIALFDGFSEEWLTRARGIFDRLDVPAGTLLIEEGQSGDEMYILVQGRVRVTKSMLLKDMSLPLAVVENPRKVLATLDGSRFPLFGEIALIDRDTRSATVTVLEDSQFLRTDRERFFDLMESEPALAARLLLILAKRFAATIRKGNTELVKLSTALALALSRGS; from the coding sequence ATGACAGACAGCCTGGACTGGAGCAAGATCGCACTGTTCGATGGTTTTTCCGAGGAATGGCTCACGCGGGCGCGGGGCATCTTCGACCGCCTGGACGTCCCGGCGGGAACCCTGCTCATCGAGGAGGGCCAGAGCGGAGACGAGATGTACATCCTCGTCCAGGGCCGGGTGCGGGTGACCAAGTCCATGCTTCTCAAGGACATGTCCCTGCCCCTGGCGGTGGTTGAGAACCCCCGCAAGGTTCTGGCCACCCTGGACGGCAGCCGCTTCCCCCTGTTCGGGGAGATCGCCCTCATCGACCGCGACACCCGCTCGGCCACGGTGACGGTGCTGGAGGACTCCCAGTTCCTGCGCACCGACCGTGAGCGCTTCTTCGATCTCATGGAGAGCGAGCCGGCACTGGCCGCACGCCTGTTGCTCATCCTGGCCAAGCGCTTCGCGGCCACAATCCGCAAGGGCAACACCGAACTGGTCAAGCTCTCCACGGCCCTGGCTCTGGCTCTCTCGCGCGGTTCCTGA
- a CDS encoding glycosyltransferase family 4 protein, translating into MRIAVIAGYSPALTNFHGPLLAAMRARGHEVTALAPDDSPAARGALRRMGVAFVPVSLSRAGLNPLADLAFLRELTGWLRRLAPDVVLSLMVKPVIWGSLAARLARVPAIHALIPGLGRAFGLEGEHLPPGRKLLNLLVRGLYRLALPRCRGVLFLNPDDRDLFRALGLLRPEQASIVVPGAGVDLTRFSPADPVLPDPVEGGPVFLTMTRLLLDKGLPEFVEAARLLKTRYPAAEFRVLGAPEPGPGGVPAERLRAWAEEGAVRVLEPVADVRPELRRASVCVLASAYREGLPRSLLEAMSMSRPIIASDTPGCRETVIPGRNGFLVPPRDPQALAQAMERFILDPELIAEMGAESRLLAERRFGSEEVNARILDFLGLA; encoded by the coding sequence ATGAGGATCGCCGTCATCGCCGGGTATTCGCCCGCCCTGACCAATTTCCACGGGCCGCTGCTGGCGGCCATGCGTGCGCGCGGCCACGAGGTCACGGCCCTGGCCCCGGACGACAGCCCCGCCGCGCGCGGCGCCCTGCGGCGAATGGGCGTGGCCTTCGTGCCCGTGTCCCTGAGCCGGGCCGGGCTCAATCCCCTGGCCGACCTGGCCTTCCTGCGCGAACTCACGGGCTGGCTGCGCCGTCTGGCCCCGGACGTGGTCCTCTCGCTCATGGTCAAGCCCGTGATCTGGGGCTCCCTGGCGGCGCGGCTGGCCCGCGTGCCCGCGATCCACGCCCTCATCCCCGGCCTGGGCCGGGCCTTCGGCCTGGAGGGCGAACACCTTCCGCCGGGCCGCAAACTCCTGAACCTGCTCGTGCGCGGGCTCTACCGTCTGGCCCTGCCGCGTTGCCGCGGCGTGCTCTTCCTCAATCCCGACGACCGCGACCTGTTCCGCGCCCTAGGCCTGCTGCGGCCGGAGCAGGCCTCCATCGTGGTGCCCGGCGCGGGGGTGGACCTGACGCGCTTCTCCCCGGCCGACCCAGTGCTGCCCGATCCCGTCGAGGGCGGGCCGGTGTTCCTGACCATGACCCGCCTGCTCCTGGACAAGGGCCTGCCGGAATTCGTCGAGGCCGCCCGGCTCCTCAAGACCCGCTACCCGGCCGCCGAGTTCCGGGTGCTCGGCGCGCCCGAGCCCGGCCCGGGCGGAGTGCCCGCCGAACGGCTGCGGGCCTGGGCCGAGGAAGGCGCGGTGCGTGTGCTGGAGCCGGTGGCCGACGTGCGGCCGGAGCTGCGCCGGGCCTCGGTCTGCGTCCTGGCCTCGGCCTATCGCGAGGGCCTGCCGCGCTCCCTGCTGGAGGCCATGAGCATGAGCCGACCGATCATCGCCAGCGACACCCCCGGCTGTCGTGAGACCGTGATTCCCGGCCGCAACGGCTTCCTCGTGCCGCCACGCGATCCCCAGGCCCTGGCCCAGGCCATGGAGCGTTTCATCCTCGACCCGGAACTCATCGCGGAGATGGGGGCGGAGAGCCGCCTCCTGGCCGAGCGGCGTTTCGGCTCCGAAGAGGTCAATGCCCGTATCCTCGACTTCCTGGGGCTTGCGTGA